From a region of the Leptospira kmetyi serovar Malaysia str. Bejo-Iso9 genome:
- a CDS encoding molybdenum cofactor biosynthesis protein MoaE — translation MYLQEEAIDLSYLIAQAHDPSSGAIVLFSGEPRDSGGAEKKKVIHLFYEAYAPMAEPMIAQILSEATTIFHLKKAICVHRTGIVYPEESSVCVVTTSSHRKEAYESNRYIIDRVKHEVPIWKKEFFSDGTSEWTLNCAGCAAGATGHERYTPLKTQG, via the coding sequence ATGTATCTTCAAGAAGAAGCCATAGACCTTTCCTATTTAATCGCACAAGCTCACGATCCTTCGAGCGGAGCGATCGTACTATTTAGCGGAGAACCGAGAGACAGCGGCGGAGCCGAAAAAAAGAAAGTCATTCATCTTTTTTACGAAGCATACGCGCCGATGGCCGAACCGATGATCGCGCAAATATTAAGCGAAGCGACAACGATCTTTCATCTAAAAAAAGCGATCTGCGTTCATAGAACCGGAATCGTTTATCCGGAAGAATCTTCCGTTTGTGTCGTCACAACTTCCTCCCATAGAAAGGAAGCGTATGAATCGAACCGATACATCATCGATCGGGTGAAACACGAGGTTCCGATTTGGAAAAAAGAATTTTTCAGCGACGGAACCTCCGAGTGGACCTTGAATTGTGCGGGTTGTGCCGCGGGTGCGACCGGACATGAACGTTATACGCCTTTGAAGACTCAGGGATGA
- a CDS encoding DUF2889 domain-containing protein translates to MSSALQELKERIRFRNTDFQRNYESRYYWFPEESPPFCVIEVNQYDPYHDMTLYLEVDLTTMKIAKSAVEEKRVPYETCPAAVKTYDYLVGEEMSYAKLMNRFPADKTLGCLHINELIQNAAMNFHSAYAFYLKERNFPAQYDEYKMYEGDLPARERREIGRHWWMKDRGVKNSCYSFSTRHEKPDLKEQVKHLDSITAMMVKEFKKSRREES, encoded by the coding sequence ATGAGTAGCGCTCTACAGGAACTTAAGGAGAGAATCCGTTTTAGAAACACGGACTTTCAAAGAAATTACGAAAGCAGATACTATTGGTTTCCGGAAGAATCTCCTCCGTTTTGTGTCATCGAAGTGAATCAATACGATCCCTATCACGACATGACCTTGTATCTCGAAGTCGATCTTACGACGATGAAAATCGCGAAATCGGCGGTGGAAGAAAAAAGGGTTCCGTACGAAACTTGTCCCGCCGCGGTGAAAACATACGATTACTTGGTCGGAGAGGAAATGTCCTACGCGAAACTGATGAATCGTTTTCCGGCCGACAAAACGTTAGGCTGTCTTCATATCAACGAGCTGATCCAAAACGCAGCGATGAATTTTCATTCCGCATACGCGTTTTATCTCAAGGAAAGAAATTTCCCGGCGCAATACGACGAATATAAAATGTATGAAGGCGATCTTCCGGCCCGAGAAAGAAGGGAAATCGGAAGACATTGGTGGATGAAGGATCGAGGAGTGAAAAATTCCTGTTATTCTTTTTCGACACGTCACGAAAAACCGGACCTAAAAGAACAGGTGAAACATCTTGACAGCATCACCGCAATGATGGTAAAAGAATTCAAGAAATCGAGAAGGGAAGAATCGTAA
- a CDS encoding GTP 3',8-cyclase MoaA, which translates to MFMIRDGFGRSFKTLRISLLDRCNFACTYCVDRESTEFGLKRMDLLKTEEWVRLVEGLHSTLDLKKVRLTGGEPTLYPDLKILVKELKNLNIPEISITTNGSVLSKQVLELKEAGLDSINISLDAVTQESFKTMSRRSALKQTLRGIEAAISSGLKVRINCTLVRGKNEDQIIPILEYSWEKGIVPRFLELMRMGYLQNSDTVPIFTQKEILERVENEYGSLTSQVRKESSTANYWNTKDGNSFGIIANESAPFCRDCDRLRLDSKGNLYGCLSSSTGFPLPKLMEQGIDMEQILTLALRQKQDLRFKGSDLTMMAIGG; encoded by the coding sequence ATGTTTATGATACGCGACGGTTTCGGTAGGAGTTTTAAAACTCTTAGGATCAGCCTTCTGGATCGTTGCAATTTCGCCTGCACTTATTGCGTGGATCGGGAATCGACCGAGTTCGGTTTAAAAAGGATGGATCTTTTAAAAACGGAAGAATGGGTTCGATTGGTCGAAGGTCTTCATTCCACCTTGGATCTTAAGAAGGTTCGTCTTACGGGAGGCGAACCGACCCTTTATCCCGATTTAAAAATTCTCGTTAAAGAACTTAAGAATTTAAACATCCCGGAAATATCGATCACGACCAACGGTTCTGTTTTATCCAAACAGGTTTTAGAACTCAAGGAGGCCGGACTCGATTCGATCAATATTTCTTTGGACGCAGTGACGCAGGAATCGTTTAAAACGATGAGCAGACGTTCCGCGTTGAAACAAACGTTACGCGGAATCGAAGCCGCGATTTCCTCCGGTTTAAAGGTAAGAATCAACTGCACGCTCGTTCGCGGAAAAAACGAGGATCAGATTATTCCAATTCTTGAATATTCTTGGGAGAAGGGAATCGTTCCTCGGTTTTTGGAGCTGATGAGAATGGGTTATCTTCAGAATTCGGATACGGTTCCGATCTTCACTCAGAAGGAAATTTTAGAGCGAGTCGAAAACGAATACGGAAGTCTGACTTCTCAGGTTCGTAAGGAATCTTCCACTGCGAATTATTGGAACACGAAGGACGGAAATTCTTTCGGAATCATCGCCAACGAATCGGCTCCGTTTTGCAGGGATTGCGACAGGCTTCGTTTGGATAGCAAGGGAAATCTCTACGGATGTTTGAGTTCTTCCACGGGATTTCCTCTTCCCAAGTTGATGGAACAGGGAATCGACATGGAGCAGATTCTTACTCTTGCTTTGCGACAAAAACAGGATCTTCGTTTTAAAGGAAGCGATTTAACGATGATGGCGATCGGAGGTTAA
- a CDS encoding TIGR00730 family Rossman fold protein, which yields MNSTNSAVCVFCGSRSGTNPVYTKTAQDLGRLLVEKNFDLVFGGASCGIMGTIADAVMEKGGTVSGIIPDFLSIKEVKHDRVKDLMIVSSMHERKFRMYEKSSGFIALPGGIGTLDELVEITTWNQLKLISKPLGLLNVNGYFDYLLKQLGRMVDDGFLDAETKEGLIVSDDPEELLDLLSKRFV from the coding sequence ATGAATTCAACCAATTCGGCAGTTTGTGTTTTTTGCGGTTCCCGTTCGGGAACCAATCCGGTTTATACGAAGACGGCTCAGGATCTGGGTCGTTTGCTTGTGGAAAAAAATTTCGACTTAGTATTCGGAGGAGCGTCCTGCGGAATTATGGGAACGATCGCGGACGCGGTGATGGAAAAGGGCGGAACCGTTTCCGGAATCATTCCCGATTTTCTTTCCATCAAAGAAGTAAAACACGATCGGGTTAAGGATCTCATGATCGTTTCCTCCATGCACGAAAGAAAGTTTAGAATGTACGAAAAATCATCCGGCTTTATCGCGTTGCCCGGAGGAATCGGAACCTTGGACGAACTCGTGGAGATCACAACTTGGAATCAGCTGAAACTGATTTCAAAACCTTTGGGCTTGCTCAACGTAAACGGTTACTTCGACTATTTGCTGAAACAGTTGGGGAGAATGGTGGACGACGGTTTTTTAGACGCGGAAACGAAGGAAGGTTTGATCGTATCCGACGATCCGGAGGAATTGCTCGATCTTCTTAGTAAGAGATTCGTTTAA
- a CDS encoding SDR family oxidoreductase, translated as MITSFFLEKSFLVTGASSGIGKALVLELNRNGAVVGAVARRKELLKELKNEASFPDKVISLPGDVSDSSQIKKITEEFRKKVRRIDGLIHSAGISMRGLAKETDFKVYESLMNINFYPLVHLFRLLESELRQNQGHFIAVSSLQGKFATQYRSGYAASKHAVQAFMDSVRLETYESGMHVMTVSPGYVKTDISVKALSGDGSAYGIMDEGIKNGMAVEKVAAIILKAIESKKRDVYPSQFREMFAYWISRFSPSLLDQLLRRARVT; from the coding sequence ATGATCACATCCTTCTTTTTGGAAAAATCGTTTTTGGTTACCGGCGCCAGTTCCGGGATCGGAAAGGCTCTCGTTTTGGAACTCAATCGAAACGGCGCGGTAGTCGGCGCGGTCGCTCGAAGAAAAGAATTGTTGAAGGAATTAAAAAACGAAGCTTCGTTTCCGGACAAGGTGATTTCTCTTCCGGGAGACGTTTCGGATTCTTCCCAAATCAAAAAGATCACGGAAGAATTTAGAAAAAAAGTAAGACGGATCGACGGACTGATTCACAGCGCGGGAATCAGTATGCGCGGCCTTGCAAAAGAGACGGACTTTAAAGTTTACGAAAGTCTAATGAACATAAACTTTTATCCTTTGGTTCATCTGTTCCGTCTTTTGGAATCGGAGCTCAGACAAAACCAAGGACATTTTATCGCGGTCTCATCCTTGCAGGGAAAGTTCGCGACTCAATATCGTTCCGGTTACGCCGCGAGCAAACACGCGGTTCAAGCCTTTATGGACAGCGTTCGATTGGAAACCTACGAAAGCGGAATGCACGTTATGACAGTTTCTCCCGGTTATGTGAAGACCGATATTTCCGTAAAGGCTTTGTCGGGCGACGGTTCCGCATACGGGATTATGGACGAGGGAATTAAGAATGGAATGGCCGTCGAAAAAGTAGCCGCGATTATTTTGAAAGCGATCGAATCAAAGAAGAGGGACGTTTATCCGTCTCAGTTTCGGGAAATGTTCGCGTATTGGATCAGCAGATTCTCACCTTCTCTTTTGGATCAACTTTTGAGAAGGGCCAGAGTGACTTGA
- a CDS encoding ankyrin repeat domain-containing protein: protein MEGEPVLIDWLKEYRDNYGSGVLSWAVKNLDRESIELLLEAGADPDETNARGETPLLTSLDQGNEDLIRIFLEAGADSGKKDFSGNTPLTKAVSTGNLEIVEMVFENENETPDLEERNGEGYTPLLLAVDLGHLSIVEYLLEQDADFLKKNSEGRTILHLTSLHNDYEILDLFLEKEETKSILENRDADGNTALLLAASHDSVECLERLLKIGADFLKVNASGKTGLEEAERQKYHHVSKILKKVLTEKLFEAAEHGEDDLCKTILRLGISPNAIDAGGNTPLHVAVVHDRISTATLLLSLNASQFLKNLEGKSPLDIAKEETKEELILLLEPEPEKE, encoded by the coding sequence ATGGAAGGAGAACCCGTCCTCATAGATTGGCTGAAAGAATACCGGGACAACTACGGTTCCGGAGTTTTATCTTGGGCGGTTAAGAATTTGGATCGGGAATCGATCGAACTTCTTCTCGAAGCGGGAGCCGATCCCGACGAAACGAACGCGAGGGGAGAAACTCCTCTCTTAACTTCTTTGGATCAGGGAAACGAGGATTTGATTCGAATCTTTCTCGAAGCGGGAGCCGATTCCGGTAAAAAAGATTTTTCCGGGAACACTCCGCTTACAAAAGCGGTAAGCACCGGAAACTTGGAAATCGTGGAAATGGTTTTCGAAAACGAAAACGAAACCCCCGATCTGGAAGAAAGAAACGGAGAAGGATATACCCCGCTCCTTCTCGCGGTGGATCTCGGTCATCTTTCGATCGTGGAATATCTTCTGGAACAAGACGCGGATTTTTTAAAAAAGAATTCGGAAGGAAGAACCATTCTTCATTTAACTTCCCTTCACAACGATTACGAAATCCTGGATTTGTTTTTGGAAAAAGAAGAAACCAAAAGTATTCTTGAAAATCGGGACGCGGACGGAAACACCGCTTTATTGCTCGCGGCTTCGCACGACAGTGTGGAATGTTTGGAAAGACTTTTAAAGATCGGAGCGGACTTCTTAAAAGTAAACGCTTCGGGAAAAACCGGTCTCGAAGAAGCGGAAAGACAAAAGTATCATCATGTTTCTAAAATTCTAAAAAAAGTCCTGACCGAAAAACTTTTCGAAGCCGCCGAACACGGTGAAGACGATTTGTGCAAAACGATTCTTCGATTGGGAATTTCACCGAACGCGATCGACGCGGGAGGAAACACGCCCCTTCACGTCGCCGTGGTTCACGACCGGATTTCGACGGCTACGCTGTTGTTGAGTTTAAACGCTTCCCAGTTTCTAAAAAACTTGGAAGGAAAATCTCCATTAGATATCGCTAAAGAAGAAACAAAGGAAGAATTGATTCTTCTTTTGGAACCGGAACCCGAAAAGGAATGA
- a CDS encoding DEAD/DEAH box helicase — protein sequence MKKLKFNELNLSTEIQNAIAEMGFEEASPIQSEAIPVILKGKDIIGHAQTGTGKTAAFAIPTIELLEVESKHLQALILCPTRELVIQVSEQFRKLMKYKGNFEVVPVYGGQEIDRQLRALRKNPQIVIATPGRMMDHMRRGSIRLEDIKIVILDEADEMLDMGFREDMEFILKDTPADRQTIMFSATMTDDILTLMKRFQKNPQIIDVTHQKLSAPKIEQIYYEIQENAKGEALARLIEYRNVKLALVFCNTKAQVDTVVELLKSRGYFAEALHGDLNQKQRDKVMNGFRNGSIEILVATDVAGRGIDVNNVEAVFNYDLPRDGEDYVHRIGRTGRAGKKGIAFSFIVGKQIYNLKKIERINGIKIELGKIPTLDDLEETKIHSYTEKVRSIVDAGHIGNYVNQVEKLMGDDYTALDIAAALFKMTILKDSVTFDDSVKFESDFKYDDRNPSKKKSGGGGRYRDRNFGRSGGGGGSRSKANSGGGSGSHSGGGARSHGGSQGGSGSKFSKGDKKTGGASSFKKKKK from the coding sequence ATGAAAAAACTCAAGTTTAATGAACTAAACTTATCCACCGAGATCCAAAACGCGATCGCGGAAATGGGCTTTGAAGAAGCCTCTCCCATTCAATCGGAAGCGATTCCCGTCATCCTGAAAGGAAAAGACATCATCGGTCACGCGCAAACCGGAACGGGTAAAACCGCCGCGTTCGCCATTCCAACGATAGAACTTCTCGAAGTTGAAAGCAAACATCTACAAGCGCTGATCCTCTGTCCAACGCGCGAACTCGTGATTCAAGTCAGCGAACAATTCCGTAAACTGATGAAATACAAGGGAAACTTCGAAGTGGTTCCCGTTTACGGCGGACAGGAAATCGACAGACAATTAAGAGCGCTTCGTAAGAATCCTCAGATCGTAATCGCGACTCCGGGAAGAATGATGGACCACATGAGAAGAGGTTCCATCCGTCTCGAAGACATCAAGATCGTAATACTCGACGAAGCCGACGAAATGTTGGACATGGGTTTCAGAGAGGATATGGAATTCATTCTCAAAGACACACCGGCGGATCGTCAGACGATCATGTTCTCGGCGACGATGACCGACGACATTCTCACCTTGATGAAACGGTTTCAAAAAAATCCTCAAATCATCGACGTAACTCATCAAAAACTCAGCGCTCCTAAAATCGAACAGATCTATTACGAAATCCAGGAGAACGCGAAGGGAGAAGCTCTCGCGCGTTTGATCGAGTACAGAAACGTAAAACTCGCATTAGTTTTTTGTAATACGAAAGCCCAGGTCGACACGGTCGTGGAGCTTTTGAAATCGAGAGGATATTTCGCGGAAGCGCTTCACGGAGATCTCAATCAAAAACAAAGAGATAAGGTGATGAACGGATTTAGAAACGGAAGTATCGAAATCCTAGTGGCTACCGACGTTGCGGGAAGAGGAATCGACGTAAACAACGTGGAAGCGGTGTTCAACTACGATCTTCCGAGAGACGGAGAAGACTACGTTCACCGGATCGGAAGAACCGGAAGAGCCGGAAAAAAAGGAATCGCATTCTCCTTTATCGTCGGAAAACAAATTTACAACCTCAAAAAGATCGAACGTATCAACGGAATCAAAATCGAACTCGGAAAAATCCCAACGTTAGATGATCTCGAAGAAACTAAAATTCATTCTTATACCGAGAAAGTAAGATCCATCGTAGACGCGGGTCATATCGGAAACTACGTTAACCAAGTTGAAAAACTGATGGGTGACGATTATACCGCTCTTGATATCGCGGCGGCTTTGTTTAAGATGACGATTCTGAAAGACAGCGTCACCTTCGACGATTCCGTTAAGTTCGAATCCGATTTTAAATACGATGATAGAAATCCTTCCAAAAAGAAATCCGGGGGCGGTGGAAGATACAGAGATCGTAACTTCGGAAGATCCGGAGGCGGCGGCGGTTCAAGATCCAAGGCCAATTCGGGCGGCGGATCGGGTTCTCATTCGGGCGGCGGCGCTCGTTCGCACGGAGGATCTCAAGGCGGCTCGGGTTCCAAATTCTCCAAAGGGGATAAAAAAACCGGCGGAGCTTCTTCCTTCAAAAAAAAGAAGAAGTAA
- a CDS encoding AEC family transporter: MSHLILIPVCLIAGWILKRGRIFPENAGLSLGSFVIYVSLPSLILANVPTMRLESSLIFLATMPWLIFGLSILFFDSIGKFLDWDRETRIAVTLCCGLGNTSFLGLPVLRMFYGEEVTNSVLIIDQFGTFLCLAIPGFILALRFLSKNDREKSGSPLKSILKKLFTFPPFLALLFSFFLRLFTIPESIHSVLKILGETLVPIALFTVGFQMELPALGSQNEKNENFVPPLMIGLIYKLLVAPILVFLVYRFFNVNPRHLKVAVLEAGMAPMITASIVSMQMGFRPALSAAFPGVGILVSIPTLFILYSLLENFF, from the coding sequence GTGTCTCATTTGATTCTCATTCCCGTATGTCTGATCGCGGGTTGGATACTCAAACGGGGGAGAATTTTTCCCGAAAACGCCGGATTATCTCTTGGGAGTTTTGTGATCTATGTTTCCTTACCTTCCTTGATTTTAGCGAATGTTCCAACGATGAGATTGGAAAGTTCTTTGATCTTTTTGGCGACGATGCCCTGGTTGATCTTCGGACTTTCGATCCTGTTCTTTGATTCGATCGGAAAATTCTTAGATTGGGATCGGGAAACAAGAATCGCCGTTACGCTTTGTTGCGGACTCGGGAACACGTCGTTTTTAGGACTTCCCGTTTTAAGAATGTTTTACGGAGAAGAAGTCACCAATTCCGTATTGATCATCGATCAGTTCGGCACCTTTCTTTGTTTGGCGATTCCCGGATTTATTTTAGCGTTGCGTTTCCTTTCCAAAAACGATCGGGAAAAAAGCGGAAGCCCTTTGAAATCCATTTTGAAAAAGCTCTTCACTTTCCCGCCGTTTCTTGCTTTACTTTTTTCGTTTTTCCTCAGACTTTTCACCATTCCGGAATCGATTCATTCCGTATTGAAAATCTTGGGAGAAACTCTGGTGCCGATCGCCCTATTTACCGTCGGATTTCAAATGGAACTTCCCGCCTTGGGTTCCCAAAACGAAAAGAACGAGAACTTCGTTCCACCTTTGATGATTGGCCTGATTTATAAGTTGCTTGTTGCTCCGATTTTGGTTTTTCTTGTGTATCGATTTTTCAACGTGAATCCGAGACATTTGAAAGTTGCGGTTTTGGAAGCGGGAATGGCTCCCATGATTACGGCTTCCATCGTTTCGATGCAGATGGGTTTTAGACCGGCGCTTTCCGCGGCGTTTCCCGGAGTAGGAATTCTTGTTTCGATTCCTACTTTGTTTATACTCTATTCTTTATTGGAGAATTTTTTCTGA
- a CDS encoding formylglycine-generating enzyme family protein, with protein sequence MISDIIPPFKRILLILLILSLGSISSLFAQEQEDASLNLRMVPFWKGEVEAVYRGKGKVKIRIRRGSIFYGKEEEAIKAILERKSQYAVLQSNPEKEIGSFSIRQISVAYQSNPKGKKASEIELFGTFSANTGVPESLLTAGTFIQDYKQEVAYVEPGAFFTEDRRRTRPAKQLRHPRDGKEMVLVSGGYEQNGELFYESMGFFLHGQGNEPSEDSYNPFYFKPERGNLQDISSFYIDKYEVTNQEYSKFLKETNTPPPPHWKQGVFPSGKEHHPVNGITYREAEAYARWSGKRLPTEMEWEKAARGTGMTWMINRDESYSFFPSPLEYPFGNDFDSSLCNTLESKKSDTISVYELAKKSSSPYGAIGMCGNVAEWTSSDYLPYRGHSLKRNAFGKMHKVIRGGSYSSTKEESTTYFRSFGGIPNLKTDRRAGIRLVWDLPGK encoded by the coding sequence ATGATCTCCGATATCATTCCTCCTTTTAAACGAATCCTTCTTATCCTTCTCATTCTATCGTTGGGATCGATTTCGTCTTTGTTCGCACAAGAACAGGAAGACGCTTCCCTCAACTTAAGAATGGTTCCGTTTTGGAAAGGAGAAGTCGAAGCCGTTTATAGAGGAAAAGGAAAAGTAAAAATTCGAATCCGAAGAGGTTCTATTTTTTACGGAAAAGAAGAAGAGGCAATCAAAGCCATTCTCGAGAGAAAATCTCAGTACGCGGTTTTACAATCGAATCCCGAAAAGGAAATCGGTTCTTTTTCCATCCGACAAATCTCCGTCGCTTATCAATCCAACCCGAAAGGAAAAAAGGCTTCCGAAATCGAACTCTTCGGAACGTTTAGCGCGAACACCGGAGTTCCTGAAAGTCTTTTAACGGCGGGAACGTTTATCCAAGACTACAAACAGGAAGTCGCCTACGTCGAACCGGGCGCATTCTTCACCGAAGATAGAAGAAGAACCAGACCCGCAAAACAACTCAGACATCCTAGAGACGGAAAGGAAATGGTTCTCGTTTCGGGCGGATACGAACAAAACGGAGAATTGTTCTACGAGTCCATGGGATTTTTTCTGCACGGACAAGGAAACGAACCTTCCGAAGACAGCTACAATCCGTTCTACTTCAAGCCGGAACGGGGAAACCTTCAGGACATTTCCTCGTTTTACATAGACAAATACGAAGTTACAAATCAAGAATATTCTAAATTTCTAAAGGAGACGAACACTCCTCCGCCTCCACATTGGAAGCAGGGAGTTTTTCCCTCGGGTAAAGAACATCATCCCGTAAACGGTATCACTTATAGAGAAGCCGAGGCTTATGCGCGTTGGTCCGGGAAACGACTTCCCACGGAAATGGAATGGGAAAAGGCCGCGCGCGGAACCGGGATGACATGGATGATCAATCGGGACGAATCGTATTCTTTCTTTCCAAGTCCGTTGGAATATCCGTTCGGAAACGATTTCGATTCTTCTCTTTGCAACACGTTGGAAAGTAAAAAATCCGATACGATCTCCGTGTACGAACTCGCAAAAAAATCTTCCAGTCCTTACGGTGCGATCGGAATGTGCGGCAACGTCGCGGAATGGACGAGTTCGGATTATCTTCCGTATCGAGGACATTCTTTAAAACGAAACGCATTCGGAAAAATGCATAAAGTCATTCGAGGCGGTTCTTATTCTTCCACAAAAGAAGAATCGACCACTTACTTCAGGTCCTTCGGTGGAATTCCTAATTTAAAAACGGATCGAAGAGCGGGCATTCGTCTCGTTTGGGATTTGCCCGGAAAGTAA
- a CDS encoding MoaD/ThiS family protein, whose product MNVTVKTFGILKDHFQSDFILNLETPVRVLDVVEEMRKSKPATSGILDVSLWAVQDKMVGADRIVEEGEIVLILPPLSGG is encoded by the coding sequence ATGAACGTAACCGTAAAAACATTCGGAATTTTAAAAGATCATTTCCAATCGGACTTTATTCTCAATTTGGAAACTCCCGTCCGCGTATTGGACGTCGTTGAGGAAATGCGCAAATCAAAACCTGCGACAAGCGGAATCTTGGACGTATCGCTTTGGGCGGTTCAAGACAAAATGGTCGGCGCGGATCGAATCGTGGAAGAAGGAGAAATCGTTTTGATCCTTCCTCCTTTGAGCGGAGGTTAA
- the mobA gene encoding molybdenum cofactor guanylyltransferase, with product MNSKKPIGLILCGGYSSRMGTDKGLIVTDGKTWVQRRTETLSPFVERSLISVRKEQRPFYSAIDSSFEFVEDLYQNRGPISGILSAHLSDTTADYLVLACDMPVLETSILSRLIEVYRQFPEKQAYAWKIDGKTEPFPAIYKAELLKDIFREWNIQESAYSPLRTLENGRTHWIVDPDFTNSFINFNTPKEIGISESIV from the coding sequence ATGAATTCCAAGAAGCCCATAGGATTGATACTTTGCGGAGGATATTCTTCGCGTATGGGTACCGACAAGGGGCTTATAGTAACCGACGGAAAAACTTGGGTTCAACGCAGAACGGAAACTCTGAGTCCTTTTGTGGAACGTTCGTTGATTTCCGTTCGAAAGGAACAAAGACCTTTTTATTCGGCGATCGATTCTTCCTTCGAGTTCGTCGAGGATTTGTATCAAAACCGAGGACCGATTTCAGGAATTCTTTCCGCGCATCTTTCGGATACGACCGCGGATTATCTGGTTTTGGCCTGCGATATGCCGGTTTTGGAAACTTCGATTCTAAGTCGTCTAATCGAAGTTTATCGTCAATTTCCAGAAAAACAGGCGTATGCTTGGAAGATCGACGGAAAAACCGAACCCTTCCCGGCGATCTACAAAGCCGAACTTTTAAAAGATATATTCAGAGAATGGAATATTCAAGAATCCGCTTATTCTCCTTTGCGGACTTTGGAAAACGGCCGAACTCATTGGATTGTCGATCCGGATTTTACGAATTCGTTTATCAATTTCAATACTCCGAAAGAAATCGGAATTTCGGAGTCGATCGTATAA
- a CDS encoding LA_2444/LA_4059 family outer membrane protein has product MKKRIQKTIPFLLTIFFLLFQIGASNVFGQAKPIGPDPDVLEKEANELEIKAGKAQDPVTRQRMILEIQRKRAEASELRDKLHEQELAKTPKGATFEISILFNQATWVPESIARRQNVSINETNTFLYTSGFYQNVNSIARIGGFDAHLINNTGSFYSDPQGNTKTAYPIRFLFLTESKKFGVEGTFLDFRINPSYSSLNINPSSANLNQSYSVYGPQLRRTDIQLNLLYFFETGSGTRIGPSVGVRNLDIYSKEYGNLPGGLGFGNMEEKAGGLGPQIGFRIVKKLNNYFQFHANADYFKTLGKYHLKTNATTSYNGAQNFLVTETAGSAGENLVKRTGYQIDTGVSFSRTSWLKFTFGFQYTEMRSSVSGYNYNANLLFPDLVSTTALNTITKPVDLATTRPALQKEVIDTYYGFYLGVTLTL; this is encoded by the coding sequence ATGAAAAAACGAATTCAAAAAACGATTCCCTTCCTTCTTACTATTTTTTTCCTTCTGTTTCAAATCGGCGCATCGAACGTGTTCGGCCAAGCAAAACCGATCGGGCCCGATCCGGACGTTTTGGAAAAAGAAGCCAACGAACTCGAGATCAAAGCGGGCAAGGCTCAGGATCCGGTCACGAGACAAAGGATGATTCTCGAAATTCAAAGAAAAAGAGCCGAGGCTTCGGAACTCAGAGATAAACTTCACGAACAGGAACTCGCCAAAACTCCGAAAGGAGCGACGTTCGAAATTTCGATTCTTTTCAACCAAGCGACTTGGGTTCCCGAATCTATAGCGAGAAGACAAAACGTTTCCATCAACGAAACGAACACCTTTCTTTATACGAGCGGGTTTTATCAAAACGTAAATTCGATCGCGAGGATCGGAGGATTCGACGCGCATCTCATCAACAACACGGGAAGTTTTTATTCCGATCCTCAGGGAAACACGAAGACCGCGTACCCGATTCGATTCTTATTCTTAACCGAATCCAAAAAGTTCGGAGTGGAAGGAACCTTTCTGGATTTTAGAATCAATCCTTCGTATTCTTCCCTGAACATAAATCCTTCTTCCGCAAACTTAAATCAGAGTTACAGCGTTTACGGACCGCAGCTCAGAAGAACGGATATTCAACTGAATCTTTTGTATTTTTTTGAAACCGGTTCGGGAACGAGAATCGGTCCTTCCGTCGGAGTCAGAAACTTGGACATCTATTCCAAAGAATACGGAAACTTACCGGGCGGTTTAGGTTTTGGAAACATGGAGGAAAAGGCCGGAGGTTTGGGTCCGCAGATCGGATTTAGAATCGTAAAAAAATTGAACAACTACTTTCAATTTCACGCGAACGCGGATTACTTTAAAACATTAGGAAAATATCATCTAAAGACCAACGCGACCACGTCTTACAACGGCGCTCAAAACTTTTTAGTCACCGAAACGGCCGGCTCCGCAGGAGAGAATCTCGTAAAACGAACCGGTTATCAAATCGACACGGGGGTTTCTTTTTCAAGAACGAGCTGGTTGAAGTTTACGTTCGGTTTTCAATATACGGAAATGAGATCGTCCGTGAGCGGTTACAACTACAACGCGAATCTTTTATTTCCCGATCTCGTAAGTACGACCGCTTTGAATACGATCACGAAACCGGTGGACTTAGCGACGACGAGACCCGCCTTACAAAAGGAAGTCATCGATACGTATTACGGATTTTATCTGGGAGTTACTTTAACGCTTTGA